In the Argonema galeatum A003/A1 genome, one interval contains:
- a CDS encoding succinate--CoA ligase subunit alpha has translation MNLKPDSKVLIQGITEPLASIHVARMKAYGTNVVAGVSPGQGGQTVHDIPVFDLVEQALPTTGSIDTTIIFKPPYLALDAALEAIAANIRQIIIVTSGIPPLDMVYLLRIADAHKTLIVGPNSMGIIIPGKLLLGTHPIEFYTPGPVGLISRCGSLTSEVALELTQAGFGQSMGVSIGSDAIVGSSFRQWLQTLNKDDNTKAIVLLGKTEGGNEETVVEYITEEINKPVVVYIAGRYAPEVKRQRHASDLIVSQPVIEDEVSTAEIKISAFEKAKIPVAQRPSQIPDLLKKALKK, from the coding sequence ATGAATTTAAAGCCAGACAGCAAAGTCTTAATCCAAGGCATCACCGAACCACTTGCTTCTATCCACGTCGCTAGGATGAAAGCCTATGGCACCAACGTCGTTGCAGGAGTAAGTCCCGGACAGGGGGGACAGACGGTACATGATATCCCCGTGTTCGACTTGGTAGAACAAGCACTGCCGACCACTGGCTCCATTGATACTACCATAATCTTCAAGCCACCTTATCTGGCATTGGATGCGGCACTAGAAGCGATCGCAGCCAATATCCGCCAAATTATTATAGTTACCAGCGGCATTCCACCCCTGGATATGGTGTACCTGCTAAGAATTGCCGATGCCCACAAAACTTTAATCGTCGGCCCCAACAGTATGGGGATTATAATACCGGGAAAGCTTTTGCTGGGAACTCATCCGATCGAATTCTATACTCCAGGGCCTGTGGGGCTGATTAGTCGCTGCGGCAGTTTGACCTCGGAAGTTGCCTTGGAACTGACACAGGCTGGATTTGGTCAATCGATGGGCGTTAGTATTGGCAGCGATGCGATCGTGGGTTCTTCATTTCGCCAATGGCTGCAAACTTTAAATAAAGATGATAATACCAAAGCGATCGTTTTACTCGGAAAGACTGAAGGCGGTAACGAAGAAACAGTCGTCGAATATATTACAGAGGAGATTAATAAGCCTGTAGTTGTCTATATTGCCGGACGCTACGCACCAGAAGTAAAACGTCAGCGCCACGCTAGCGACCTGATCGTTTCTCAGCCAGTTATAGAGGATGAAGTTAGTACAGCTGAAATTAAAATTTCAGCTTTTGAAAAAGCAAAAATACCTGTAGCACAGCGTCCTTCTCAAATTCCTGATTTGCTGAAAAAAGCGCTCAAAAAATAA